A region from the Triticum aestivum cultivar Chinese Spring chromosome 3D, IWGSC CS RefSeq v2.1, whole genome shotgun sequence genome encodes:
- the LOC123079324 gene encoding coenzyme Q-binding protein COQ10 homolog, mitochondrial, producing MLPCARSVLRRRGLALLRGFAEGDCGRGEALANARCAATLAGLGGRVGRWADPPARGEPRRLGAGWPAGAQTRSFLGCGDGEEGSVLSKVYEERRVMGYSPEQMYAVVAAVDLYEDFVPWCQRSRVIRRYDDGSFDAELEIGFKFFVESYVSHVEMEKPKYIKTTASQSGLFDHLINVWEFKPGPVPGTCDLYFLVDFKFQSPLYRQVASMFFKEVVSKLVGSFSDRCFRIYGPAVPVLEKPYGHGR from the exons ATGCTGCCGTGCGCGCGGTCGGTGCTGCGGAGGAGGGGGCTGGCCCTCCTGCGCGGGTTCGCCGAGGGCGACTGCGGCAGGGGGGAGGCGCTCGCCAATGCCAGGTGCGCGGCCACGCTGGCCGGGCTAGGTGGCAGGGTCGGGCGCTGGGCCGATCCGCCGGCGCGCGGCGAGCCGCGCCGGTTGGGCGCGGGCTGGCCCGCGGGCGCGCAGACGAGGAGCTTCCTCGGGTGCGGCGACGGGGAGGAGGGGAGCGTCCTCTCCAAGGTCTACGAGGAGAGGCGCGTGATGGG GTACTCGCCGGAGCAGATGTATGCCGTCGTCGCGGCTGTGGACCTCTACGAGGATTTTGTGCCCTGGTGCCAGCGGTCCAGGGTTATTAGGCGGTATGACGACGGCTCGTTTGACGCCGAGCTCGAAATTGGATTCAAGTTCTTTGTCGAAAGCTATGTCTCTCATGTGGAGATGGAGAAGCCCAAATATATCAAG ACGACTGCGTCTCAAAGTGGACTTTTCGATCATTTGATAAACGTTTGGGAATTCAAGCCTGGTCCTGTTCCTGGAACCTGTGACCTTTACTTCTTAGTCGATTTTAAGTTTCAGTCACCCCTATATCGGCAG GTTGCTTCCATGTTCTTCAAGGAAGTTGTTTCCAAGCTCGTGGGCTCATTTAGCGATCGATGTTTTAGAATTTATGGACCTGCCGTTCCTGTGCTGGAAAAGCCTTACGGGCATGGAAGATAA